A section of the Verrucomicrobiota bacterium genome encodes:
- the rpoB gene encoding DNA-directed RNA polymerase subunit beta has product MPSRASERINFGKIKEIIAPPNLIELQTNSYRDFLQADTAPSKRKNLGLQAVFAEVFPIESYDGKCVLSFDSYAIGPAKLDWLECLREGVTYGAPLYVTFHLKEEKGTKEEKVFMGELPLMTPQGTFVINGAERVIVSQLHRSPGLAFEATQHANGKILHSFRIIPDRGSWYEAQFDTSDLLYVYLDRKKRRRKFLTTTFFRALGYGSDADILKLFYDIEQLTVKEAEKLEDLQNKVLIEDVTDEEKGIVVARAFEPLSKAVVKQIAELGVTKIRVVDTTLDEGIVIKCMKKDPAKNEEEALKDIYRRLRPGDPPTAANARALIKRLFFDPKRYDLGRVGRYKINQKLGLKGGESRILTKEDLVAATKYLLRLKKGEGSLDDIDHLGSRRVRTVGELLANQCRVGLARTERLVKERMTLFDQGMESMSPQKLINPKALSAVIRDFFGRSQLSQFMDQINPLAELTHKRRLSALGPGGLSRDRAGFEVRDVHPSHYGRICPVETPEGPNIGLIASLATFAQVNDFGFLETPYRKAEHGRVTNHIDYLTADREETFVVAQANAPIDDKGRFQTDRVPCRGKSDFIDVEPARVDYMDVSPKQLVSVAASLIPFLEHDDANRALMGSNMQRQAVPLLVTEAPLVATGLEDRVARDSCAVLVAEESGKVASVTGNQVVITSDGQLPEGKRKLKHDPASGIYVYPIRKFMRSNAATCINQKIVVRKGDAVKQGQVIADGPCTQGGELALGRNVLCAFMPWNGYNFEDAILISEKIVKEDIFTSIHIDEFEVVARDTKLGPEEITRDIPNLGEEALKNLSADGVIRIGAEVKPGDILVGKITPKSETELAPEERLLRAIFGEKAADVKDTSLKIPSGTYGIVMDVKVSAKKEADREIKTQASEEKKHSRQVEEEHRKKMDELREQLTESLSNILLGEKIPLDVVNSETGEIIIPANRKITKTLLRKLATVYDRIEIDPSPIRNKINEIIGSFKKKFDDLQLQHDQDLERAESGDDVDTGIIKSVKVYVASKRKLSVGDKMAGRHGNKGVVAKIVAEEDMPFLADGTPVEIVLNPLGVPSRMNVGQVLETHLGWAAQLLGLKFATPVFDGIKEKDIRGYLKQANLPEHGKTILHDGRTGEPFDQEIVVGYIYMMKLGHLVADKIHARAVGPYSLVTQQPLGGKAQYGGQRFGEMEVWAMEAYGAAYTLQELLTVKSDDVQGRTRIYESIVKGDNSLEAGVPESFNVLVKEMQSLGMDVKVGYVNAQDQPVEPTVLTAS; this is encoded by the coding sequence ATGCCATCGCGAGCCAGTGAACGTATAAATTTCGGTAAAATAAAAGAGATCATCGCGCCGCCGAATCTGATCGAGTTGCAGACCAATTCGTATCGGGATTTTCTCCAGGCCGACACCGCGCCATCCAAGCGCAAGAACCTGGGCTTGCAGGCGGTGTTCGCCGAGGTGTTCCCGATCGAGAGTTACGATGGCAAATGTGTGCTGTCCTTTGACAGCTACGCCATCGGTCCGGCCAAGCTCGATTGGCTCGAATGTCTGCGCGAAGGCGTGACCTACGGCGCGCCCCTCTACGTCACCTTCCACCTCAAGGAAGAAAAAGGCACGAAGGAGGAAAAAGTGTTCATGGGCGAACTGCCGCTGATGACACCGCAGGGAACTTTCGTCATCAACGGCGCCGAGCGCGTCATCGTCAGCCAGTTGCATCGCTCGCCCGGTCTGGCGTTTGAGGCCACGCAACACGCGAACGGGAAAATCCTGCATTCCTTCCGCATCATTCCCGATCGCGGTTCGTGGTATGAGGCCCAATTCGACACCAGTGATTTGCTCTACGTCTATCTCGACCGCAAGAAACGCCGCCGCAAATTTCTGACCACCACCTTTTTCCGCGCGCTGGGTTACGGCTCGGATGCCGACATCCTGAAACTGTTTTATGACATCGAGCAGTTGACGGTCAAAGAAGCCGAGAAACTCGAAGACCTCCAGAACAAGGTCCTCATCGAAGACGTGACCGACGAGGAAAAGGGCATCGTCGTCGCGCGCGCCTTCGAGCCGCTCTCCAAGGCCGTCGTCAAACAAATCGCCGAGCTGGGCGTCACCAAAATTCGCGTCGTGGACACCACGCTGGACGAAGGGATCGTCATCAAGTGCATGAAAAAAGATCCCGCGAAGAACGAGGAAGAAGCCCTCAAGGACATCTATCGGCGCCTCCGTCCCGGCGATCCGCCCACCGCCGCCAACGCCCGCGCCCTCATCAAGCGCCTCTTCTTCGATCCCAAGCGCTACGATCTGGGCCGCGTCGGCCGTTACAAGATCAACCAGAAACTCGGCCTCAAAGGCGGCGAATCCCGCATTTTGACCAAGGAGGATCTGGTGGCCGCCACCAAATATCTGCTCCGCTTGAAAAAAGGCGAGGGCAGCCTCGACGACATTGACCACCTCGGCAGCCGCCGCGTGCGCACCGTGGGCGAACTTCTCGCCAACCAATGCCGCGTGGGCCTGGCCCGCACCGAACGCCTGGTGAAGGAACGCATGACCCTCTTCGATCAAGGCATGGAGAGCATGTCGCCGCAAAAACTCATCAACCCCAAGGCCCTCTCCGCCGTGATCCGGGATTTCTTTGGGCGCAGCCAGCTCTCGCAGTTCATGGATCAGATCAATCCGCTCGCCGAACTCACCCACAAGCGTCGTCTGTCCGCGCTTGGGCCAGGCGGCCTCTCGCGCGACCGCGCCGGCTTCGAGGTCCGCGACGTGCACCCCTCGCACTACGGTCGCATCTGCCCGGTGGAAACGCCCGAAGGGCCGAACATCGGGTTGATTGCGTCGCTCGCCACGTTTGCGCAGGTCAATGATTTTGGTTTTCTGGAAACGCCCTATCGCAAGGCGGAGCATGGGCGCGTGACCAACCACATTGATTACCTGACCGCCGACCGGGAGGAAACGTTTGTGGTGGCGCAGGCCAACGCGCCGATTGACGACAAGGGCCGTTTCCAGACCGACCGCGTTCCCTGTCGGGGCAAGAGCGATTTCATCGACGTCGAACCCGCGCGGGTGGATTACATGGACGTATCGCCCAAGCAACTGGTGTCGGTGGCGGCGAGTTTGATCCCGTTTTTGGAGCACGACGATGCGAACCGGGCGTTGATGGGCTCGAACATGCAACGGCAGGCCGTGCCGCTGCTGGTGACCGAGGCGCCGCTGGTGGCCACCGGATTGGAAGACCGCGTTGCGCGGGACTCGTGCGCGGTGCTGGTGGCGGAGGAATCCGGCAAAGTCGCCTCCGTCACCGGCAATCAGGTCGTCATCACGTCGGACGGCCAACTGCCGGAAGGCAAAAGGAAGCTCAAACACGACCCGGCCAGCGGCATTTACGTCTATCCCATCCGCAAATTCATGCGGTCGAACGCGGCCACGTGCATCAACCAGAAGATCGTGGTGCGCAAGGGCGACGCGGTGAAGCAAGGCCAGGTGATTGCCGACGGCCCGTGCACGCAGGGGGGCGAACTGGCGCTGGGCCGCAACGTGCTGTGCGCCTTCATGCCCTGGAACGGTTACAACTTTGAAGACGCCATCCTCATCAGCGAGAAAATCGTCAAGGAAGACATTTTCACCTCCATTCACATTGACGAATTCGAGGTGGTGGCGCGGGACACGAAGCTTGGCCCGGAAGAGATCACGCGGGACATACCGAATCTTGGGGAAGAAGCGTTGAAGAATCTGAGTGCCGACGGCGTGATCCGGATTGGGGCGGAAGTGAAGCCCGGGGACATATTGGTGGGCAAGATCACGCCCAAGAGCGAGACCGAGCTTGCGCCCGAGGAACGTCTGTTGCGGGCCATCTTCGGCGAAAAAGCCGCCGATGTGAAAGATACCTCGTTGAAAATTCCTTCCGGCACCTATGGCATCGTGATGGATGTAAAAGTCTCAGCGAAGAAGGAAGCCGATCGCGAAATCAAAACTCAGGCCAGTGAAGAGAAAAAGCATTCCCGGCAGGTCGAGGAGGAACATCGTAAAAAGATGGACGAGTTGCGCGAGCAACTAACCGAAAGTCTGAGCAACATCCTCCTCGGCGAAAAAATCCCCCTGGATGTGGTTAATTCCGAGACCGGCGAGATCATCATTCCCGCCAACCGCAAGATCACCAAGACGCTCCTGCGAAAACTGGCGACCGTTTACGATCGCATCGAGATTGATCCCTCGCCCATCCGCAACAAGATCAATGAGATCATCGGCAGCTTCAAAAAGAAGTTTGACGACCTGCAGCTTCAACACGACCAGGACCTGGAACGCGCGGAGTCGGGCGACGATGTCGATACGGGCATCATCAAGTCCGTCAAAGTTTATGTCGCCTCCAAGCGCAAGCTCTCGGTCGGCGACAAGATGGCCGGCCGCCACGGCAACAAAGGTGTTGTGGCCAAGATCGTGGCGGAGGAGGACATGCCGTTCCTGGCGGACGGAACTCCCGTCGAAATTGTTTTGAATCCGCTGGGTGTGCCGAGTCGCATGAATGTCGGCCAGGTGTTGGAGACGCACTTGGGCTGGGCGGCCCAACTACTCGGCCTGAAATTTGCGACCCCGGTCTTCGACGGCATCAAAGAGAAAGACATTCGTGGTTATCTGAAGCAGGCCAATCTGCCCGAGCACGGCAAAACCATCTTGCATGATGGTCGCACGGGCGAACCGTTCGACCAGGAAATTGTGGTCGGTTACATCTATATGATGAAGTTGGGCCACCTGGTCGCGGACAAGATTCATGCCCGGGCGGTGGGGCCGTATTCGCTGGTCACGCAGCAGCCGCTGGGCGGTAAGGCGCAATACGGCGGTCAGCGCTTCGGCGAAATGGAAGTGTGGGCGATGGAAGCCTACGGCGCGGCGTACACGCTTCAGGAATTGCTCACCGTCAAGTCCGACGATGTCCAGGGCCGCACGCGCATTTACGAAAGCATCGTGAAGGGCGACAACAGTCTTGAAGCCGGCGTGCCGGAATCCTTCAACGTGCTGGTCAAGGAAATGCAATCATTGGGCATGGATGTGAAAGTCGGCTATGTCAACGCGCAAGACCAGCCCGTGGAGCCCACGGTTTTAACGGCCAGTTGA
- the rplL gene encoding 50S ribosomal protein L7/L12: MADLTGLVEQLGKLTVVEAADLVKQLETAWGVTAAAPVAVAAAGTPAGGAAVPAAEAKTEFDVILVSVPPEKKIAAIKAVREVKAGLGLAEAKKLVEECPKPVLEGANKADSDAAKKKLEEAGAKVEIK, translated from the coding sequence ATGGCAGACTTAACTGGATTAGTGGAACAATTGGGGAAGCTGACGGTGGTGGAAGCCGCCGACTTGGTGAAACAACTGGAAACCGCCTGGGGCGTGACGGCGGCGGCACCGGTCGCGGTCGCTGCGGCGGGTACGCCGGCAGGTGGCGCGGCAGTTCCGGCGGCGGAAGCCAAAACGGAGTTTGATGTGATTCTTGTCTCGGTGCCGCCGGAGAAGAAGATCGCCGCCATCAAAGCAGTGCGTGAAGTCAAGGCCGGTCTGGGTCTGGCGGAAGCCAAGAAGTTGGTGGAAGAATGCCCGAAGCCGGTGTTGGAAGGCGCCAACAAGGCGGATTCAGATGCCGCCAAAAAGAAGCTCGAAGAAGCGGGCGCCAAAGTGGAAATCAAGTAA